In the genome of Xanthomonas translucens pv. cerealis, one region contains:
- a CDS encoding MerC domain-containing protein yields MKSLPHPFFDASAVLLSALCLAHCLALPLLAAALPLFGVWAQAEWVHGLFVALALPLAGLALWRAHRQRSLPWPLWTMAVLGLSGLLAGAIGFPSAQAETPVTVAGSLLLASAHLWNWRRNGHRPC; encoded by the coding sequence ATGAAATCCCTGCCCCACCCCTTCTTCGACGCCTCCGCGGTACTGTTGTCGGCGCTGTGCCTGGCGCACTGCCTGGCCCTGCCCTTGCTGGCTGCCGCCCTGCCGCTGTTCGGCGTGTGGGCGCAGGCCGAATGGGTGCATGGGCTGTTCGTGGCGCTCGCGCTGCCGCTGGCCGGGCTGGCGCTATGGCGCGCGCACCGGCAGCGGTCGCTGCCGTGGCCGCTGTGGACGATGGCTGTGCTCGGGCTATCCGGATTGCTGGCCGGTGCGATCGGGTTCCCCAGCGCGCAGGCCGAAACCCCGGTCACCGTGGCCGGTAGCCTGCTACTGGCGAGCGCGCACCTGTGGAATTGGCGGCGCAACGGGCATCGGCCCTGCTAG
- a CDS encoding EamA family transporter, with amino-acid sequence MQAARTQRSVPRPDPLRVAFVLLSVVCSVLVSALLKLAPRRRVDLAQAVTWNYLAAALLCVALLQPPLAALRSAQTPWLALLGLAVLLPALFLVLGRAVALAGIVRTDAAQRLSLLLSLAAAFALFGERANGYKLAGLMLGLLAIAGIGHRPEPVPAGTPRAAPWLLLVWAGFAAIDVLLKRIAQAGTPFAASLLVAFAIAFVLLLGVQLWRHVRGIRPLAWRNVGAGLLLGTLNFGNIAFYVRAHQALPDSPAVVFAAMNLGVIVLGALLGVLAFGEKTSAWNRAGLLAALLAIVLIAVGARG; translated from the coding sequence ATGCAGGCCGCGCGCACGCAGCGCTCTGTTCCCCGACCGGATCCCCTGCGCGTGGCGTTCGTTCTTCTGAGTGTGGTGTGCAGCGTGCTGGTTTCGGCGCTGCTGAAGCTGGCGCCGCGCCGGCGCGTCGACCTGGCCCAGGCGGTGACCTGGAACTACCTGGCCGCGGCGTTGCTGTGCGTGGCGCTGCTGCAACCGCCGCTGGCCGCGTTACGCAGCGCGCAGACGCCGTGGCTGGCGCTGCTCGGCCTGGCCGTGCTGCTGCCGGCGCTGTTCCTGGTGCTGGGCCGTGCGGTGGCGCTGGCCGGCATCGTGCGTACCGACGCAGCGCAGCGGCTGTCGCTGCTGCTGTCGCTGGCGGCCGCGTTCGCGCTGTTCGGCGAGCGCGCCAACGGCTACAAGCTGGCCGGGCTGATGCTGGGCCTGCTGGCCATCGCCGGCATCGGGCACCGGCCCGAACCGGTACCGGCCGGCACGCCGCGGGCGGCGCCATGGCTGCTGCTGGTATGGGCCGGCTTCGCCGCGATCGACGTGCTGCTCAAACGCATCGCCCAGGCCGGCACGCCGTTCGCCGCCTCGCTGCTGGTCGCCTTCGCGATCGCCTTCGTGCTGCTGCTCGGCGTGCAGCTGTGGCGGCACGTCCGCGGCATCCGGCCGCTGGCCTGGCGCAACGTCGGCGCCGGGCTGCTGCTGGGCACGCTCAACTTCGGCAACATCGCGTTCTATGTGCGCGCACATCAGGCGCTGCCGGACAGCCCGGCGGTGGTGTTCGCGGCGATGAACCTGGGCGTGATCGTGCTCGGCGCGCTGCTCGGCGTGCTGGCCTTCGGCGAGAAGACCAGCGCCTGGAACCGCGCGGGCCTGTTGGCGGCGCTGCTGGCGATCGTGTTGATCGCGGTCGGTGCGCGCGGCTAG
- the zapE gene encoding cell division protein ZapE, whose protein sequence is MSAAATPSQRYAAGVARGDWRDDPAQHAALAALDRIHDAIVDSDQDGWLDRLAAFWKKPEPVRGLYFWGGVGRGKTFLVDLFYDGLPIEQKYRTHFHRFMRGVHERLREHAGQSDPLARIAQEWRTRLRVLVLDEFFVTDIGDAMLLARLLERLFAEGVTLVTTSNTAPQHLYLNGLQRESFLPAIALLQKYCLELYAEGTEDYRMRALTRSPVYLAPLDAQSDAWLGGRWGELSGNEAARSGNIVIEARKIPVRSRGKSIAWFDFAALCEGPRGPADYIEIAREFNTVLLGGIPHFDRMNEDAARRFVNLIDELYDRQVNLVCTAQDPPPQLYSGERLAGAFERTASRLIEMQSAEYLATAHRA, encoded by the coding sequence ATGAGCGCCGCGGCCACGCCTTCGCAGCGCTACGCCGCCGGCGTGGCGCGCGGCGACTGGCGCGACGACCCGGCGCAGCACGCCGCGCTGGCCGCGCTGGACCGCATCCACGACGCAATCGTGGACAGCGACCAGGACGGCTGGCTGGATCGCCTGGCCGCGTTCTGGAAGAAGCCCGAGCCGGTGCGCGGCCTCTACTTCTGGGGCGGTGTAGGCCGCGGCAAGACCTTCCTGGTCGATCTGTTCTACGACGGCCTGCCGATCGAGCAGAAGTACCGCACCCACTTCCACCGTTTCATGCGCGGCGTGCACGAGCGCCTGCGCGAGCACGCCGGGCAGAGCGATCCGTTGGCCAGGATCGCGCAGGAATGGCGCACCCGGTTGCGCGTGCTGGTACTGGACGAATTCTTCGTCACCGACATCGGCGATGCGATGCTGCTGGCGCGATTGCTGGAACGCCTGTTCGCCGAGGGCGTGACCCTGGTCACCACCTCCAACACCGCGCCGCAGCACCTGTACCTCAACGGCCTGCAGCGCGAGAGCTTCCTGCCGGCCATCGCACTGCTGCAGAAGTACTGCCTGGAGCTTTACGCTGAGGGCACCGAGGACTACCGCATGCGCGCGCTGACCCGCTCGCCGGTGTACCTCGCGCCGCTGGACGCGCAGTCCGACGCATGGCTAGGCGGGCGTTGGGGCGAACTGAGCGGGAATGAAGCCGCGCGTAGCGGCAACATCGTCATCGAGGCGCGCAAGATCCCGGTGCGCAGCCGCGGCAAGAGCATCGCCTGGTTCGATTTCGCCGCGTTGTGCGAAGGCCCGCGCGGGCCGGCCGACTATATCGAGATCGCGCGCGAGTTCAACACCGTGCTGCTCGGCGGCATCCCGCACTTCGACCGCATGAACGAGGACGCGGCACGGCGCTTCGTCAACCTGATCGACGAACTCTACGACCGCCAGGTCAACCTGGTCTGCACCGCGCAGGACCCGCCGCCGCAGCTGTACAGCGGCGAGCGCCTGGCCGGCGCCTTCGAGCGCACCGCCTCGCGCCTGATCGAGATGCAGAGCGCCGAGTACCTGGCCACCGCGCACCGCGCCTGA
- a CDS encoding alpha/beta hydrolase, with product MTSPAFPTESGALTLVGPVGQIEAAVDLPDAAVAALPVTAIVCHPLSTEGGTMHNKVVTMVARALRELGVHVVRFNFRSVGASAGSFDHGDGEHQDLAAVAAWVRAQRPHDALWLAGFSFGAYVSLRASAALQPQALVSIAPPAGRWDFAGVEPPPQWLVIQGDADEIVEPQAVYDWLETLPQQPELVRMPDTSHFFHRKLIDLRGALQHGVKAWLPAKQA from the coding sequence ATGACCTCTCCCGCTTTCCCTACCGAATCCGGCGCGTTGACGCTGGTCGGCCCCGTCGGCCAGATCGAGGCCGCGGTCGATCTGCCCGATGCCGCGGTGGCCGCCTTGCCAGTCACGGCGATCGTCTGCCACCCGCTGTCCACCGAGGGCGGCACCATGCACAACAAGGTGGTGACGATGGTCGCGCGCGCGCTGCGCGAACTCGGCGTACATGTGGTGCGCTTCAACTTCCGTAGCGTCGGCGCCTCGGCCGGCAGTTTCGACCATGGCGACGGCGAGCACCAGGACCTGGCCGCAGTAGCGGCATGGGTGCGCGCGCAGCGCCCGCACGACGCGCTGTGGCTGGCCGGCTTCAGTTTCGGCGCCTATGTGTCCTTGCGCGCCAGTGCTGCGCTGCAGCCGCAGGCGCTGGTGTCGATCGCGCCGCCCGCCGGGCGCTGGGATTTCGCCGGGGTGGAACCGCCGCCGCAGTGGCTGGTGATCCAGGGCGACGCCGACGAGATCGTCGAGCCGCAGGCCGTGTACGACTGGCTGGAGACGCTGCCGCAGCAGCCCGAGCTGGTGCGCATGCCCGACACCAGCCATTTCTTCCACCGCAAGCTGATCGACCTGCGCGGCGCCTTGCAGCACGGGGTCAAGGCATGGCTCCCGGCGAAGCAGGCGTGA
- a CDS encoding TetR/AcrR family transcriptional regulator, whose protein sequence is MAYKRSALMEERLAGNRQRILLAARRLVAAGGFRGAPVTAVAAEAGVSTGLIYRHFPSKAELFVEVLTAAVEHELAILRGIAAEPAPAAQRLRAAIASFVRRALAGPGLAYAFIAEPVEPEVDAERIRCRRLFGDLFKGILAEGVAAGEFPAQDLDAAAACLVGAYTEALVGPTAPSRDGPRDSERLVEAVCGFCLRAVGSAQTG, encoded by the coding sequence ATGGCCTACAAACGCTCCGCGCTGATGGAAGAACGCCTTGCCGGCAACCGCCAGCGGATCTTGCTGGCGGCGCGGCGGCTGGTCGCCGCCGGCGGTTTCCGCGGTGCGCCGGTGACCGCGGTGGCGGCCGAGGCGGGGGTGTCCACCGGCCTGATCTACCGCCACTTCCCGTCCAAGGCCGAGCTGTTCGTGGAAGTGCTGACTGCGGCGGTGGAGCACGAACTGGCGATCCTGCGCGGTATCGCCGCCGAACCGGCGCCGGCGGCGCAGCGCCTGCGCGCGGCGATCGCCTCGTTCGTGCGCCGCGCGCTGGCCGGGCCTGGGCTGGCCTACGCCTTCATCGCCGAGCCGGTGGAGCCGGAGGTGGATGCCGAGCGCATCCGCTGCCGGCGCCTGTTCGGCGATCTGTTCAAGGGCATCCTCGCCGAGGGTGTGGCCGCGGGCGAGTTCCCGGCGCAGGACCTGGACGCGGCCGCGGCCTGCCTGGTCGGCGCCTACACCGAAGCCTTGGTCGGGCCGACCGCGCCCAGCCGCGACGGCCCGCGCGACAGCGAGCGCCTGGTCGAGGCGGTATGTGGCTTTTGCCTGCGTGCGGTCGGCAGTGCGCAGACCGGATAG
- a CDS encoding GTP-binding protein: MPSSAVLDRRLPVTVLSGFLGAGKTTLLNRVLRNRDGRRVAVIVNDMSEINIDAALIRDGGAALSRTEETLVEFSNGCICCTLREDLRQEVQRLADSGRYDYLLIESTGISEPMPVAATFSVRDEHGRSLADVARLDTMLTVVDAVSFLRDFGSTERLAERGLHAGADDDRGLVNLLVEQIEFADVIVIGKCDLASADMVARTRAVLRALNRDARIVEARNGDVPLDLVLDTGRFDFVRAQLAPGWMQALRGEHTPETEQFGIGSFVYRAQRPFHPLRFARLAQRGLHEVIRSKGFFWLASRMDWVGELSIVGAATQTQAAGFWYAARERVEQGLLDTPLPLPPQPLPYTELGWQRQHSACWSAPPPQAEEVGDAREYAALRALWHPLWGDRRQELALIGVGLDEARVRAELDACLLDDTELGRGPLAWQALADPFPVWRR, translated from the coding sequence ATGCCCTCGTCCGCCGTGCTCGACCGCCGCCTTCCCGTCACCGTCCTGTCCGGCTTCCTCGGCGCCGGCAAGACCACCTTGCTCAACCGCGTGCTGCGCAACCGCGACGGCCGCCGCGTGGCGGTGATCGTCAACGACATGAGCGAGATCAACATCGATGCCGCGCTGATCCGCGATGGCGGCGCCGCGCTCAGCCGCACCGAAGAAACCCTGGTCGAATTCAGCAACGGCTGCATCTGCTGCACGCTGCGCGAAGACCTGCGCCAGGAGGTGCAGCGCCTGGCCGACAGCGGCCGCTACGACTACCTGCTGATCGAATCCACCGGCATTTCCGAGCCGATGCCGGTCGCCGCCACCTTTTCGGTGCGCGACGAACACGGCCGCAGCCTGGCCGATGTGGCGCGGTTGGACACCATGCTCACCGTGGTCGATGCGGTGAGCTTCCTGCGCGATTTCGGCTCGACCGAGCGTCTGGCCGAGCGCGGCCTGCACGCCGGCGCCGACGACGATCGCGGCCTGGTCAACCTGCTGGTGGAGCAGATCGAATTCGCCGACGTGATCGTGATCGGCAAGTGCGACCTGGCCAGCGCGGACATGGTGGCGCGCACCCGCGCGGTGCTGCGCGCGCTGAACCGCGACGCACGCATCGTCGAGGCCCGCAACGGCGATGTGCCATTGGACCTTGTGCTGGACACCGGCCGTTTCGATTTCGTGCGCGCGCAGCTGGCGCCGGGCTGGATGCAGGCGCTGCGCGGCGAGCACACGCCGGAAACCGAGCAGTTCGGCATCGGCAGCTTCGTCTACCGCGCGCAGCGTCCGTTCCATCCGTTGCGCTTCGCGCGCCTGGCGCAGCGCGGCCTGCACGAGGTGATCCGCAGCAAGGGCTTTTTCTGGCTGGCCAGTCGCATGGATTGGGTCGGCGAACTGTCCATCGTCGGTGCGGCCACCCAGACCCAGGCGGCCGGTTTCTGGTACGCGGCGCGCGAACGCGTGGAGCAAGGCCTGCTGGACACCCCGCTGCCGTTGCCGCCGCAGCCGCTGCCTTACACCGAGCTGGGTTGGCAACGGCAGCACAGTGCGTGCTGGAGCGCGCCGCCGCCGCAGGCAGAAGAGGTGGGCGACGCGCGCGAATACGCGGCGTTGCGCGCGTTGTGGCATCCGTTGTGGGGCGACCGCCGCCAGGAGCTGGCGCTGATCGGTGTCGGCCTGGACGAAGCGCGGGTGCGCGCCGAACTCGACGCCTGCCTGCTCGACGACACGGAACTGGGGCGCGGGCCATTGGCCTGGCAGGCACTGGCCGATCCGTTCCCGGTGTGGCGGCGCTGA
- a CDS encoding c-type cytochrome, which translates to MRNYDLEFLKRFSLVIGLLAIITLGLIVFAAYLHGSIPPEVSPVALKRTEERIAPVGAVYAGSTGAAAQAAAQAAALAKASAQVAYGGTTDGKVIFNNLCTACHTTGVGKAPTLDHSHWDARIAQGKDTLYKHAIEGYTGPDGGIMPPKGGNPALSEAQVHATVDWMLSNLK; encoded by the coding sequence GTGCGGAATTACGACCTCGAATTCCTCAAGCGGTTCTCGTTGGTGATCGGCCTGTTGGCCATCATCACGCTCGGGCTGATCGTGTTCGCTGCGTATTTGCACGGATCGATTCCGCCGGAGGTCTCGCCGGTGGCGCTCAAGCGCACCGAGGAGCGCATCGCCCCGGTGGGCGCGGTCTACGCCGGCAGCACCGGTGCCGCGGCGCAGGCCGCCGCGCAGGCGGCGGCGCTGGCCAAGGCCTCGGCGCAGGTCGCCTACGGCGGCACCACCGACGGCAAGGTGATCTTCAACAACCTGTGCACCGCCTGCCACACCACCGGCGTCGGCAAGGCGCCGACCCTGGACCATTCGCACTGGGATGCGCGCATCGCGCAAGGCAAGGACACGCTGTACAAGCACGCGATCGAGGGCTACACCGGCCCCGATGGCGGGATCATGCCGCCCAAGGGCGGCAATCCGGCGCTCAGCGAAGCGCAGGTCCACGCCACGGTGGATTGGATGCTGTCGAACCTGAAGTAA